One part of the Candidatus Cloacimonadota bacterium genome encodes these proteins:
- a CDS encoding MBL fold metallo-hydrolase: MQYKIFNVLPTYGTNTYLVWDEDSKEAIMIDPAAPDKILIQEIQRKGLNLKFVVNTHGHGDHIAGNKLLKDNFKTQLCIHRDDAKMLTDPHLNFSSSIGFNLVSPKTDIILEEGGIIKLGNMEIKIIHTPGHTKGGICLYVDNLLFSGDTIFCESIGRTDLPGGNFEEIKRSIQKKLFILPDDTIVLPGHGPETTIGHEKVENPFVGLAARF, from the coding sequence ATGCAATACAAAATATTTAATGTTCTTCCAACTTATGGAACAAACACTTATCTTGTCTGGGATGAAGACTCGAAGGAAGCGATCATGATCGATCCGGCAGCACCGGATAAAATTCTAATTCAGGAAATTCAAAGAAAAGGGCTGAATCTGAAATTTGTCGTTAATACACACGGACACGGAGATCATATTGCCGGAAATAAACTGCTGAAAGATAATTTCAAAACTCAATTATGCATTCACCGGGATGATGCGAAAATGCTGACTGATCCGCATCTGAATTTCAGCAGTTCGATCGGATTCAATCTTGTTTCTCCTAAAACAGATATAATTCTGGAAGAAGGCGGGATTATCAAACTTGGAAATATGGAAATAAAAATAATTCACACTCCCGGTCATACAAAAGGCGGGATTTGTCTTTATGTGGATAATCTCTTATTTTCCGGAGATACGATTTTCTGTGAAAGTATTGGGAGAACAGATCTTCCAGGTGGAAATTTCGAGGAGATAAAAAGATCGATCCAAAAAAAGTTGTTTATCTTACCTGATGATACAATCGTTTTACCGGGACACGGACCGGAAACAACGATTGGACATGAGAAGGTTGAGAATCCGTTTGTGGGGTTGGCTGCGAGATTTTAG